A single region of the Roseivivax sp. THAF197b genome encodes:
- the ubiB gene encoding 2-polyprenylphenol 6-hydroxylase: MRGPINLWRLIRTGATFERSGAMKVVLDAVDAPRPVRIAARIIGRPFSFLGYDGDPKMPPVTRALTALGPAYIKFGQILSTRPDVVGEELAAQLRVLQDKLPPFPRDAARRAIEEELGVDPGDIFSDFSEPVAAASIAQVHKAALADTGEVVAVKVLRPGIERAFRRDIDAFYFAARCIEFVSPASRRLRPVDVIAHFEGVVLGELDLRLEAASASEFAANTEADDGFRVPQVKWFLSGRRVMTLDWVEGAAMGDNAALDAAGIDRVELSERVLQLFLNHALRDGFFHGDMHQGNLKVAADGAILAYDFGIMGHIDAYTRRVYAEILYGFIRRDYKRVAEVHFEAGYVPADRDVDEFARALRAVGEPIFGMDATRISMARLLAYLFEVTERFGMETRTELILLQRTMVVVEGVARSLNPRMNIWHAAKPVVEEYIKNSIGPRAVLHDLQETAKVVARFGPRLPGLVEGLLVQQTQSGQVAKPSLWPTRLIWAAFGVAGGAGSVALTMLLL, from the coding sequence ATGCGCGGACCGATCAATCTCTGGCGGCTGATCCGCACCGGCGCCACCTTCGAACGTTCCGGCGCGATGAAGGTCGTTCTCGATGCAGTGGATGCGCCGCGCCCGGTCCGCATTGCGGCTCGAATCATCGGGCGGCCCTTCTCGTTCCTGGGCTATGATGGCGATCCGAAAATGCCGCCGGTGACCCGGGCGCTGACCGCGCTTGGGCCGGCCTACATCAAGTTCGGGCAGATCCTGTCGACGCGCCCGGATGTCGTCGGCGAGGAGCTTGCCGCCCAACTTCGGGTCCTTCAGGACAAGCTGCCGCCCTTCCCGCGCGATGCCGCGCGCAGGGCCATCGAGGAGGAACTAGGCGTCGATCCCGGCGACATCTTCTCGGATTTCAGCGAACCGGTCGCGGCGGCCTCCATCGCGCAGGTCCACAAAGCGGCACTTGCCGACACTGGCGAGGTCGTCGCCGTCAAGGTGCTGCGCCCCGGGATCGAACGCGCGTTCCGCCGCGACATCGACGCCTTTTATTTTGCCGCGCGCTGCATCGAATTCGTCTCGCCTGCGTCGCGGCGTCTGCGCCCCGTCGACGTGATCGCGCATTTCGAAGGTGTCGTGTTGGGCGAGCTGGACTTGCGGCTTGAAGCGGCTTCCGCCTCCGAATTCGCCGCGAATACCGAGGCCGATGATGGGTTCCGCGTGCCCCAGGTCAAATGGTTCCTGTCCGGCCGTCGGGTCATGACCCTCGACTGGGTCGAAGGTGCGGCCATGGGGGACAACGCAGCCCTCGATGCGGCGGGAATCGACCGTGTGGAATTGTCGGAGCGCGTGCTGCAACTCTTTCTTAACCACGCGCTGCGCGACGGTTTTTTCCATGGCGACATGCATCAGGGCAATCTGAAGGTTGCCGCGGACGGGGCGATTCTTGCTTATGATTTCGGGATCATGGGCCACATCGATGCCTATACCCGTCGTGTCTATGCCGAAATCCTCTACGGGTTCATCCGTCGCGACTACAAACGCGTCGCCGAGGTGCATTTCGAGGCAGGCTATGTGCCTGCGGATCGCGATGTGGATGAATTCGCCCGCGCGCTGCGTGCGGTGGGCGAGCCCATCTTCGGCATGGACGCGACCCGCATCTCCATGGCGCGTCTTCTGGCCTATCTGTTCGAGGTGACCGAACGCTTCGGGATGGAGACCCGAACCGAGCTTATCCTCTTGCAACGCACCATGGTTGTGGTCGAAGGCGTCGCGCGCTCGCTCAATCCGCGGATGAACATCTGGCATGCCGCGAAGCCCGTGGTCGAAGAATACATCAAGAATTCGATTGGGCCCCGCGCCGTCCTTCATGATCTGCAAGAAACCGCGAAGGTTGTTGCCCGTTTCGGACCTCGATTGCCAGGCCTTGTCGAGGGTCTGCTCGTGCAGCAGACGCAGTCCGGTCAGGTGGCCAAGCCATCGCTCTGGCCGACGCGCTTGATCTGGGCGGCCTTTGGCGTGGCTGGTGGCGCGGGCAGCGTGGCCCTCACGATGCTTCTTTTGTAG
- a CDS encoding flagellar hook capping FlgD N-terminal domain-containing protein: MQIDASISPAFSAGAGATQEQRETTLSSDFETFLQMLVTQAENQDPLNPIESSDYAAQLATFAAVEQQVLTNDLLQQMQSQLSGSAMSELSGWVGADVLVQAPVMFTGTPVQLAPQTATGATSAQLIVKNSAGAIVSREALSVPPDEIVWAGTDENGTPLPSGVYTFEVESAQDGRVIATTTAHAYGEVAEVTADADGVSLTLQSGASVAMNEVSAVRLAEG, encoded by the coding sequence ATGCAAATTGATGCCAGTATATCCCCTGCCTTCAGCGCCGGCGCAGGAGCCACGCAGGAGCAGCGCGAAACAACCCTGTCTTCGGATTTCGAGACCTTTTTGCAAATGCTCGTGACACAGGCCGAGAACCAGGATCCGCTCAATCCAATTGAGTCTTCTGACTATGCGGCGCAACTTGCGACCTTCGCCGCGGTGGAGCAGCAGGTGTTGACCAACGATCTTTTGCAACAGATGCAATCTCAGCTATCGGGGTCGGCGATGTCCGAATTGTCGGGCTGGGTCGGAGCCGATGTACTTGTGCAGGCACCGGTCATGTTCACCGGCACTCCTGTTCAATTGGCTCCGCAAACAGCGACCGGCGCCACGTCTGCGCAGTTGATCGTCAAGAATAGCGCGGGTGCCATTGTCAGCCGTGAAGCGCTTTCGGTACCGCCAGATGAGATAGTCTGGGCCGGGACGGACGAGAATGGTACTCCGCTACCCAGCGGCGTCTACACGTTCGAAGTTGAAAGCGCCCAGGATGGCCGGGTCATCGCGACCACAACGGCCCATGCGTATGGCGAGGTGGCCGAAGTGACGGCGGATGCAGATGGTGTCTCGCTGACACTGCAAAGCGGCGCAAGCGTGGCCATGAACGAAGTCAGCGCGGTGCGGCTGGCCGAAGGATGA
- a CDS encoding flagellar hook-length control protein FliK, translated as MKSSVKFPELSPKMIGVSESRPMYSEKSRLFTEQISTTKSAPEIEGLDIVTQVRPNKGLSFHYEPSRLIKFNEASAKDINPAAEEIGPATKTAVLQSEVNSEVQTLPVSPRSFIHGSDKTSYLEAETSERMAHQEGFGLASSQTDGVSRAQNSTPSISVSPQAQPILRKIAEHLRVDASGVIDLRLEPEELGRLRIAISAGEAGFNVQIVGDRMETVDLLRRHAAALERVFSDAGLDLASFGFGTGSKMSDRAQLSTDDNSVSEAIALPAPSSKAVPGSETGRDGLDLRL; from the coding sequence CCTAAAATGATAGGGGTGAGCGAATCTAGGCCAATGTACTCGGAGAAGTCTCGCTTGTTTACAGAGCAAATATCGACAACAAAATCTGCGCCTGAGATAGAAGGGTTGGACATTGTCACTCAGGTCCGACCCAATAAAGGGTTGTCCTTTCATTATGAACCTTCGCGACTAATAAAATTCAATGAGGCATCTGCTAAAGATATAAATCCCGCTGCGGAAGAAATTGGGCCAGCAACGAAAACAGCCGTGTTGCAGTCTGAGGTGAACTCAGAGGTGCAAACTTTGCCGGTAAGCCCGCGGTCGTTTATACATGGTTCTGATAAGACATCTTATCTCGAGGCTGAAACCAGCGAGCGAATGGCGCATCAAGAGGGTTTTGGTCTGGCTTCAAGTCAAACCGACGGAGTAAGCCGAGCGCAAAACAGCACTCCGTCGATATCAGTTTCTCCGCAAGCGCAGCCGATTTTGAGGAAAATCGCGGAGCATCTGCGCGTCGATGCCTCCGGAGTGATTGATTTGCGCCTTGAGCCCGAGGAACTGGGGCGGCTGCGCATCGCAATCTCGGCTGGGGAGGCCGGTTTCAACGTCCAGATCGTCGGGGATCGCATGGAAACTGTCGACTTGTTGCGACGGCATGCAGCAGCTCTTGAACGCGTCTTTTCAGACGCTGGCCTTGATCTGGCGAGTTTCGGTTTCGGCACTGGCTCGAAGATGAGTGATCGAGCGCAGCTCTCCACAGACGACAATTCCGTAAGCGAAGCGATCGCTCTGCCCGCCCCATCCTCAAAAGCCGTGCCTGGTTCGGAAACCGGTCGCGATGGCCTAGACCTCAGATTGTGA